The following coding sequences are from one Ornithodoros turicata isolate Travis chromosome 1, ASM3712646v1, whole genome shotgun sequence window:
- the LOC135377516 gene encoding uncharacterized protein LOC135377516, which yields MRQPPFWSHNPGVWFLQVECQFALGGITSQLTKFRHVMSVLPQDVAAQVVDIISAAPAANQYDALKTAVLERTTASERKRFQEVLSSEDLGDRRPSELLRHMQGLLGERALSFDASLLKQLFLQRLPTTVQMILASASTLPLQKLADLADKIMEVSHPSISAMPAAPPLPSAVSPAASSPSAQVRLTSPHGDSIVQPREDFGRVSAMVASVLSSRAPSNTDPVSLRRRRRDRPRSASRSPSRRRSPRRPLQDEPIGPCWYHQRYGSGARRCTRPCTSTENLPGDR from the coding sequence ATGCGGCAGCCGCCCTTCTGGAGCCACAATCCGGGCGTATGGTTCCTACAGGTGGAATGTCAGTTCGCTCTCGGGGGCATAACATCACAGCTGACCAAATTTCGCCATGTGATGAGCGTACTGCCGCAAGACGTTGCCGCCCAAGTGGTCGACATCATTTCCGCTGCACCCGCAGCCAACCAGTACGACGCGCTCAAGACCGCTGTCCTCGAGCGAACCACGGCTTCGGAACGCAAGCGCTTCCAAGAGGTCCTGTCTTCCGAAGATCTTGGCGACCGCCGTCCATCTGAACTATTGCGACACATGCAGGGGCTGCTTGGCGAGCGAGCCCTGTCCTTCGATGCCAGCCTCCTGAAACAACTCTTCCTGCAGCGCTTACCAACAACCGTGCAGATGATCCTAGCGTCTGCGTCGACTCTACCATTGCAAAAGCTTGCGGATCTTGCAGACAAGATCATGGAGGTTTCCCATCCGTCCATCTCAGCCATGCCCGCCGCACCGCCCTTGCCTTCAGCTGTTTCCCCCGCGGCGTCTTCACCATCCGCCCAAGTCCGGCTAACTTCTCCGCACGGCGACTCCATAGTCCAACCGCGCGAAGATTTTGGACGCGTCTCCGCCATGGTAGCGTCTGTCCTGTCATCGCGTGCGCCTTCCAACACAGACCCCGTTTCGCTCAGGCGTCGCCGACGCGATCGTCCGCGCTCCGCGTCCCGCTCACCCAGTCGACGCCGTTCACCTCGTCGGCCTCTGCAAGATGAGCCCATCGGCCCTTGCTGGTACCACCAGCGGTACGGCTCCGGGGCCCGTCGGTGCACGCGACCCTGTACTTCGACGGAAAACTTGCCCGGGGACCGTTAG